The Globicephala melas chromosome X, mGloMel1.2, whole genome shotgun sequence genome window below encodes:
- the LOC115850840 gene encoding spindlin-2 isoform X1, whose protein sequence is MVYKGGPRKRNRFVLGTQQQNGDDQEEIRRRGEQQAEAMGMGGKTDEEQTTMSRGKGDYPLPPPAGMKTPHKKAAAGQQTREIVDGHKGSESMRKKKTSQKKQRGRPSSQPRRKIVGCRISHGWKEGNESITQWKGTVLDQVPINPSLYLVKYDGIDCVYGLELHRDERILKLKILPDKVPLSRLRDVHLANTIIGKAVEHMFEGEHGSKDEWRGMVLAQAPIMKAWFYITYEKDPVLYMYQLLDDYKEGDLRIMPESGESPPAEREPGGVVDGLIGKHVEYTKEDGSKRIGMVIHQVEAKPSVYFIKFDDDFHIYVYDLVKKS, encoded by the exons ATGGTATACAAAGGTGGCCCCAGAAAGAGAAATAGATTTGTTCTGGGCACCCAACAGCAAAATGGAGATGACCAGGAAGAGATACGAAGGAGAGGTGAACAACAAGCAGAAGCCATGGGGATGGGAGGCAAAACAGATGAAGAGCAGACGACAATGAGCAGGGGAAAAGGAGACTAT CCTCTTCCTCCCCCTGCAGGTATGAAGACCCCTCACAAAAAGGCAGCTGCAGGGCAGCAAACCAGGGAAATTGTCGATGGCCACAAAGGGTCTGAAAGTATGAGGAAGAAAAAGACTTCTCAAAAGAAGCAGAGAGGCAGACCTTCCTCCCAGCCCCGCAGGAAAATCGTGGGCTGCAGAATTTCACACGGATGGAAGGAAGGCAATGAGAGCATCACCCAGTGGAAAGGAACCGTTCTGGATCAGGTGCCTATAAATCCTTCTCTTTATCTGGTGAAATATGATGGAATTGACTGTGTCTACGGACTGGAACTTCACAGAGATGAAAGGATTTTAAAGCTTAAAATCCTTCCTGATAAGGTGCCATTATCTCGACTCAGAGATGTGCACCTTGCAAACACCATAATTGGTAAAGCTGTGGAACATATGTTTGAGGGTGAGCATGGTTCTAAGGATGAATGGAGAGGAATGGTCTTGGCCCAAGCACCTATCATGAAAGCCTGGTTTTATATTACCTATGAGAAAGATCCTGTCTTGTACATGTACCAGCTTCTAGATGATTATAAAGAAGGAGACCTCCGTATCATGCCAGAGTCCGGTGAGTCTCCTCCAGCAGAGAGGGAGCCAGGAGGAGTTGTAGATGGCCTGATAGGTAAACATGTGGAATATACCAAAGAAGATGGCTCCAAACGGATCGGCATGGTCATTCACCAAGTGGAAGCCAAACCCTCTGTGTATTTCATCAAGTTTGATGATGATTTCCATATCTATGTCTATGATTTGGTGAAAAAGTCCTAA
- the LOC115850840 gene encoding spindlin-2 isoform X2, producing MGMGGKTDEEQTTMSRGKGDYPLPPPAGMKTPHKKAAAGQQTREIVDGHKGSESMRKKKTSQKKQRGRPSSQPRRKIVGCRISHGWKEGNESITQWKGTVLDQVPINPSLYLVKYDGIDCVYGLELHRDERILKLKILPDKVPLSRLRDVHLANTIIGKAVEHMFEGEHGSKDEWRGMVLAQAPIMKAWFYITYEKDPVLYMYQLLDDYKEGDLRIMPESGESPPAEREPGGVVDGLIGKHVEYTKEDGSKRIGMVIHQVEAKPSVYFIKFDDDFHIYVYDLVKKS from the exons ATGGGGATGGGAGGCAAAACAGATGAAGAGCAGACGACAATGAGCAGGGGAAAAGGAGACTAT CCTCTTCCTCCCCCTGCAGGTATGAAGACCCCTCACAAAAAGGCAGCTGCAGGGCAGCAAACCAGGGAAATTGTCGATGGCCACAAAGGGTCTGAAAGTATGAGGAAGAAAAAGACTTCTCAAAAGAAGCAGAGAGGCAGACCTTCCTCCCAGCCCCGCAGGAAAATCGTGGGCTGCAGAATTTCACACGGATGGAAGGAAGGCAATGAGAGCATCACCCAGTGGAAAGGAACCGTTCTGGATCAGGTGCCTATAAATCCTTCTCTTTATCTGGTGAAATATGATGGAATTGACTGTGTCTACGGACTGGAACTTCACAGAGATGAAAGGATTTTAAAGCTTAAAATCCTTCCTGATAAGGTGCCATTATCTCGACTCAGAGATGTGCACCTTGCAAACACCATAATTGGTAAAGCTGTGGAACATATGTTTGAGGGTGAGCATGGTTCTAAGGATGAATGGAGAGGAATGGTCTTGGCCCAAGCACCTATCATGAAAGCCTGGTTTTATATTACCTATGAGAAAGATCCTGTCTTGTACATGTACCAGCTTCTAGATGATTATAAAGAAGGAGACCTCCGTATCATGCCAGAGTCCGGTGAGTCTCCTCCAGCAGAGAGGGAGCCAGGAGGAGTTGTAGATGGCCTGATAGGTAAACATGTGGAATATACCAAAGAAGATGGCTCCAAACGGATCGGCATGGTCATTCACCAAGTGGAAGCCAAACCCTCTGTGTATTTCATCAAGTTTGATGATGATTTCCATATCTATGTCTATGATTTGGTGAAAAAGTCCTAA
- the LOC115850840 gene encoding spindlin-2 isoform X3: protein MKTPHKKAAAGQQTREIVDGHKGSESMRKKKTSQKKQRGRPSSQPRRKIVGCRISHGWKEGNESITQWKGTVLDQVPINPSLYLVKYDGIDCVYGLELHRDERILKLKILPDKVPLSRLRDVHLANTIIGKAVEHMFEGEHGSKDEWRGMVLAQAPIMKAWFYITYEKDPVLYMYQLLDDYKEGDLRIMPESGESPPAEREPGGVVDGLIGKHVEYTKEDGSKRIGMVIHQVEAKPSVYFIKFDDDFHIYVYDLVKKS, encoded by the coding sequence ATGAAGACCCCTCACAAAAAGGCAGCTGCAGGGCAGCAAACCAGGGAAATTGTCGATGGCCACAAAGGGTCTGAAAGTATGAGGAAGAAAAAGACTTCTCAAAAGAAGCAGAGAGGCAGACCTTCCTCCCAGCCCCGCAGGAAAATCGTGGGCTGCAGAATTTCACACGGATGGAAGGAAGGCAATGAGAGCATCACCCAGTGGAAAGGAACCGTTCTGGATCAGGTGCCTATAAATCCTTCTCTTTATCTGGTGAAATATGATGGAATTGACTGTGTCTACGGACTGGAACTTCACAGAGATGAAAGGATTTTAAAGCTTAAAATCCTTCCTGATAAGGTGCCATTATCTCGACTCAGAGATGTGCACCTTGCAAACACCATAATTGGTAAAGCTGTGGAACATATGTTTGAGGGTGAGCATGGTTCTAAGGATGAATGGAGAGGAATGGTCTTGGCCCAAGCACCTATCATGAAAGCCTGGTTTTATATTACCTATGAGAAAGATCCTGTCTTGTACATGTACCAGCTTCTAGATGATTATAAAGAAGGAGACCTCCGTATCATGCCAGAGTCCGGTGAGTCTCCTCCAGCAGAGAGGGAGCCAGGAGGAGTTGTAGATGGCCTGATAGGTAAACATGTGGAATATACCAAAGAAGATGGCTCCAAACGGATCGGCATGGTCATTCACCAAGTGGAAGCCAAACCCTCTGTGTATTTCATCAAGTTTGATGATGATTTCCATATCTATGTCTATGATTTGGTGAAAAAGTCCTAA